The Arachis ipaensis cultivar K30076 chromosome B05, Araip1.1, whole genome shotgun sequence nucleotide sequence TGCGTGCATAGCCTCCAAATCCAACGATCGCATGAAAGAAGGCTCCTGAAACGGATGCGCGTTTGCTAGTGCATTTGCAACTTCCGCCACATCTGCGTTCATGGCGCCGCCAGCTTCATCTTCGTCTTCACCTGGACCGACGATCTCAtagttactttcaaattcatcttcgctttcactattataatcttccaATTCAATGTTACGGTCCGCTTCAGATTGCTCAAACTCAATATATAACTCGATGCACGACATTCGGTGGCAATTTTCCATGTACATTGAAAACATTTCATGCATACTCGCTTCGTCCGTCACGTACTTAGTCTGAAATTGAACAAACCCACCAAACACAGGTAAATGATACCTGTACAAAATACACGATACTCTCCTACATCTTTgagaatctatcttctcacaaatcacacctttgAACTCCTCAAATGACAATGTGAACGGAATAACAACATCTAATGGATTTTCACACACAAATTGAACTCCCTCATATGTTTGCAATAAGATCTTTCCGTAATAATAAATCTTCAATACAACTCTATCATCCATAACACTACACGTACTTGACTATTCTCAACCTCACAGAAATTTCTTTTAcaaaaatgaaagagaagaatcagagaagagaagagaagagaagaggatgAACATTAGCTGAGACCGGCGAGGAAGAAATGGGGCTTCTGTGAACTCACCATCTGCTTTTTGTATGCACTAACGCGCAAATCGGACGGACCGACCGCTGCACCCTCAAATCGGTGGGTCCGATTGGTGCACCCcggattaaaataaaattttctgtCTCCAGTAATCGGTCCCACCGATTACTACACTCCTCACCTAACGTCTTTTTCCACCCAGAAATTGGTGGCACCGATTTTATGCCCCTCAACCTCTCCCTCACACAAATCGGTCGaaatcggtgggtccgatttCTTACCCCCAAAATTCCAAAAAATCAACGCCGTCATAATAGTGTAAATCACCCGTAATGATCATATCCCAGCATAACTCACACCCCCAAATCATATCCAAAAAAATCACCCTCAAAACTCATGTATTTATGGGTTAACTCAATAATAAACACTCTTTTAAAATCTTTACACaattgttttaataaaaaattaaagataaaatgtTTTATCGATAATATTTACAGATCCTTGTTATCTTAGTTATTTAagtttttagataattttttcgTATATACCAAtagaataaaattgaaacattttaaaaagaataaattactaaaatgataaccctttaaaaaaatattaaaatgaaaatataaaatatttaaagttaatattgcattattatttttttttccaaaataggCAATTGGTCTGGGAAATCAGGGAAATGCTAATGCTATTAAAAGTAATAAATAATTGGTTctaactttttaatttttctttttgtaaaaaATGTATGTagctcattttttatttttaaaaaaaataatattgtaACCTAATTAACAggttatctttttcaattttaattatccatataaaatataagaaaaataaataaaacaaaaaaatttgaagctaaataaaataaataaatgaagatGGTTTACCTTCGTAATTTTAACGCTATATTTCCAATTTTTTTCCCCTTTAGGACGGAATTTTAACGCTATGATGCAGGGCTTATTACTATTAGTCCCGCCAACTAGAGATCCTCAGAAGCGAACCGAGGAGAAGGCGACGGATACAGGTACTCGCTTACTTCATTTCTTCAAAACCTTACCGCCTGAAAATCGATCTGTCTCCCCTACTCCCCTTCTGGTTGTGCCATTACCAATCGCGGCTGGAATTACAATCCACAACGGGCAAGGCTATACAATCGCCATTCTCTCTGTCACTGTGACCCAAAcccccatctctctctctctctctgccctAATCCACCACCGTTCCCACTCTTCGGAACCAAGATCCATTTCCCAACAATATCACTGTTGTAAGTTTTTCTCTCTTGTCATTCTTTTCTCCTTTTCGTTGCgccatcttttttctttttggtttaacaACGCCTCCGTTTCATCTTTTTAAGTTTCCGTCGTTGTGTCCCTTCAGATAATATTGTTGCATCTTCTATCTTTGATTCAACTGATTGGCATCGTAAGAATGTcgttgattaattgattattttacCCCTAAATGTAAATCTTACGGCTCGCGTTTTGctatttattttggttatttttgttCCGTATTTAGGATAAAATATGAAGAGAAGTTAAATTGATTTTTGCTTCTAATGTGCATATTGTTGAATGATGATTGCAGTTAGGGAGCAACAACAGGCCGCTTTGTGTTTGGGAACTTGTGACGATGTTTGGGTCAACGAACCGTAAGTGCATTTGCCTTTGCTTCTTATTAATAtctatttctcttcttttatttttatgttttgtgataATTTTCTGTCTCATTTTTCTTAATTGTATATTTATGgtttcttaatttctttttttatttgagaTGTGTATCGGTTAGAGCTTAGAATGTGATAGTTTATTAGACTATAATTGATTCGTCATTTATgttttgttaatttctttttcatttcccAGCTTTTGGGCAGTCTTCATCGAGCCCGTTTGGCTCACCGTCTGTTTTCGGGCAGAATAATTCTAGCAGCAATCCCTTCGCCCCTAAGCCTTTTGGTAGTAGTCCTTTTGGTTCGCAGACAGGTAGTTCCATATTTGGAGGCACTTCAACTGGTGTGTTTGGTGCTGCTCAgccttcttctcccttctcttcTACCACAACGTTTGGTGCTTCATCTTCGCCCGCATTTGGTAGTTCGGCTCCGGCTTTTGGTGCTTCATCTTCCACCCCAGCTTTTGGTGGTTCGTCATCATCATTTGGGGGTATGCATGCTTATGTAATTATCAGTTTAGTTGTCATTTTAATTTTGGTGTAACTGTCTTTCTTGCGGTGTCTGGAAGAATGAAAAACATCATAGTAATAAAGGTTGTGTATGTGAGTTGAGTTTTTGTGTTTGCAAGTGAGGGAATGGAAAGGTTTGTCTATTATAATCTTCAAACCCTTCCATTCACACACCCCAAAAAAGGAAATGCCAGTTTACAGTCTTCATACAAAGGTTTGCACTGTTACCTTTGTTATGAGCTAAAATCACGATTCTATGGTCCTGTTGGTGATTAGCTAATTATTTTGATGGTTTTGTTTGGTGGTGGACTTGCAATGCAGTTGTAGAGCTTTGTTTACACACTCTTGAGTGACATATTATATTACACATTCTTGCCTTGACTTCTTTCCACTTAATGATTGATTAGCATCTTTTGGCATGTTTTCTGTATATTCTCttaatttgttttcatttttcgTTTTATCTGTTGCCATATAGGATCATCTGTTTTTGGTCAGAAGCCTGTTTTTGGAGGTTTTGGATCTACTCCCACTCAAACAAGTCCATTTGGTGGAAGTGCCACTGCCACCCAGCCGTCGCAACCAGCGTTTGGAAGCAGCATTTTTGGTTCCTCAACTCCTTTTGGTGCACCGTCTCAGCCAGCATTTGGTTCAACGGGCAACCCTGCATTTGGTGCCACAAGCACCCCTGCGTTTGGTTCTACTAGCACCCCTGCATTCGGTGCTGCTAGCACCCTAGCATTTGGTACAACTAGCACCCCTGCATTTGGTTCAACTTCCAGCCCATCCTTTGGTAACACAGGAAGTGCATTTGGTGGGTCCAATACTTCCGTTTTTGGAGGCGGGGGAACATTTGGGGCCTCAACTAGCCCTTTTGGTGCCTCTAGCACTCCGGCTTTCGGGGCACCTAGTACTCCAGCTTTTGGAGCTTCAAGTACCCCTGCATTTAGTTTTGGCTCTACTCCAGCTTTCGGCCAGTCTTCTTCTGCATTTGTTGGCAGCACCCCATTTGGAAGTACAAGCTCACCTTTTGGAGGGCAGAGTTCTGCATTTGGTGAGTTAAAAAAGCCTTCATAATACTGAATACTTAGtgacaattatttttaaataccTGGGACTTATGTATGGTAATGACTTTATTTTGGGTTTCATATACCTTATGCCATGGGAATTGAATGTTCTCCTTACATATTTCTTCGTGCAGGATCCCAGACGCCATCACCAGCCTTTGGAAATGCTGGTATTGGTCAGCCGGGTTTTGGAGGTCAACGGGGTGGAAGTAGAGTAGCTAACTATACACCAACAACAGAAGCTGATAGTGGTACCTCTGGACAGACTGCCAAATTGGAATCGATATCAGCCATGCCTATTTACAAAGAAAAAAGCCACGAGGAGCTAAGATGGGAGGACTATCAATCGGGAGATAAAGGTACTTACTTctttattataaataataatgTGATATATTTGCTCATTCCAATTACAGTGACCTTGACATGATCTACACTCGATTTAAATTCAGGTGGACCACTTCCCTCTGCTCAATCCACTAGTTCACCATTTGGATCATCTACAACACAGACAAACACCTTTGCTCCTATACAAGGGTTTGGTCAAACATCTGCGAACCCTTTTTCTGGCACGACAACTAGTTCTAACCCATTTGCCCAAAAGACTTCAACTTTTTCTGGATTTGGTACAACTTCATCTGCTCCTGCCTTCAGTTCATCAGCTTTTGGTTCTTCAACAACAGGTGTATCACAGCCTTCTATTTTTTGCCCATCCCCTTCTCCATTTGGAGTTAACTCTTCTCCGAGCTTTGGGACATCTTCTACATCCTTGTTTAATACTGCTTCTGCTCAGACTTCATCTTCACCATTTGGCTCAAGCATTTTTGGGAACACTCAGCCATCCCAATTATTTAGTTCTATAGCCCCGCAACCAAGCTCAGGTTTCGGACAGACATCCTCTCCCTTTGGGCAGACTTCATCTTTTGGTCAAACTAGCTTGTTCAATTCACCTTCTTCTGGGCTTGTCGGAAGCATTTTCTCGAGCAGCTCATCACTCACATCTAATACTCTGACAGGCTTTGGGCAAACAACGGTGAGTATTTATAGGTATGCAGTGTTGCTTTTCACTTTTTAATCTTAGTTTCGTTAGAGTACAATGTTTGTATCAAGGAAGATAAAATGTGGTCATGTTCACACAAAAGCCAGGGTTGTTGACATGGATCTATTGAAACCAAATTTTCAGTTAAAAGTGTAAAAATCTTTACCAAGTATTGTTTAAATATTAGAGGAGTGCAGGCTAAGTAAATGAAAGATGGTATCCAATACAATTCTATTATTGAAACATTAACCTATCTAGTTGTGACTGAAAGTTGATTCTTGACATGATATTAAACCCTCCATGACCCAGTGGTTAGAAGTTTGGTCCTTGCTAATATATCCCATGACAACACTAACAAGTGAGCCTATACTCATCACATTGTTTGCTACATGTATTTAATGGTACTATTGCTTCCTAATTGTGTGTAAACTAAATTAATTTTACTGCTAGGTAAAATGGCATCGACAAAAAGATTAGTACAGATTTGTGTGCAAGACTGAGACTATACTCAACTGCATTTTGACtttctaatatatttttttcacTTATGTGTGCAGCCATCCATTTCAATGCCTTTCCAACAACCACAGACTGCTCAGTCAGGTGGTTCATTTGCCTTTGGCAACTTTGGCCAGACACAACCTAGTCAGTCAAATATATTATCTATTGCCTATTCTATTTTCCCCCTTGCACCGATTGAAAGATTAATGTTTCTGAGTTCTTACTGTACTGTCTTAAATAGTTGGTGCAAGTAGCTTCGGTGGCACTCCAGGTATATTTGGACAGAGTAACTTTGGACTGTCGTAAGTTCCAACTCTTTTAACTAAGTAAAGTCACTTATGTGTTTGTCTTTTTATTTGCTTGTCTTTTTGGAGTAGAATTGtcatttttattctttctttgatAAGTTTGGAtgttgtatttaaaatatataaggtTCTTTGCTTATATGTGTTCACTTGACAGGTCTTCTACCCCGAGCTCTGTAGTTTCACAACCAGCACCAATTACCAATCCATTTGGAACACTTCCTGCTTTGCCTCAGATGTCAATTGGTCGAGGTGGAACAACTTCGATTCAATATGGAATCTCTAGCATGCCTGTAAGAATATCTCTTTTTGATTTGAACTCTGGTTCTATTGGTCTTTAATGCTGGTTTTGTAATTGAGCATAAATTACTTTGATCTTTTATGCGCATTTAAAATATGGTTGAATGATTATGTTATGATATCTCATTTCAGGCACAAGACAAACCTGCGCCTGTTAGAATATCATCGTTATTGACTTCTCGACATTTATCACAAAGACGAGTTAGGGTTCCTGTCCGGAAATATCAGTCTAAAACAGATGGGCCAAAGGTGAGTACTGTAGTTCTTTTTATTATCAATCTAGGTTTCTAAATAACATGCTCCTTTATGCAGATGAATATGGTGTATAACTGCACTTCTTGCCTGCAGGTTCCATTCTTTAGTGATGACGAGGACACTCCAACCACTCCAAAGGCTGATGCACTTTTCATTCCTAGAGAAAACCCAAGGGCACTGATTATTTGTCCCATGGAGCAGTGGCCTGGAAGGGCTTCATCTGAGAAAGCATCACCTTTTAAGGATAGAAATACCCCAGTGAAGGAGAATGGTAATGTTTTCTAAATTGTTTGTGTTtagtgttttatttattttacttgagTACGGGCCATGTTATTATGTTTGATTATGCGCTAACACAAGGTATGCCATCCAAAGATTTGTGTTCAAGTGTTTGGTAAGATACAAATATATCACTACTAACATCGGGCACCACTTTATTAACACAACCACCCCCCCGGGCAGGTCCCCACCAAAAAGGGAAAAgctatataaaaagaaaattgtgCTACTGTAGTGGGTTTGCATCCCATATTATGTTGGTGGTCCTATTGTTTCCCATATACCCCTTTTTGAAAAAGTAAATTCCGTTCCTAGAGATTAAATGAATGACAAGCAGACTTATTATTGTTTCTTAATACCGTGTTCAGGAAGTGTATCTAAAGAAGCGTCAACTCAACCAGTCAATGGGACCAGCTCAGCTAGTGATAGTATGTACTTATGAATTTTGTAGTACTTGATTTAGTTATACAGAAGCTTTTTGGTTTCTGTGAATACTTTTTGGTTGTTTTATTGAAACACTGTCTGAATTTCGATGATTGATTTCAGAAACTGCAGTGGAAAATGGGGTTGTCAAGGAGCATGTTCAGCCTACAACAAAGCAAGTTCCCAATGGGAGTAGTGAGGTCCATTCTCCTCAGAAGGCAGATGTATACAAGACCCTCAGTGGGCACAGGGCTGGCGAGGCTGCGATTGTGTATGAACACGGAGCTGATGTTGAGGCACTAATGCCAAAGCTTTGGCGTTCTGATTACTACACACAGCCTCGAATACATGAGCTGGCGGCAAAGGAAAGAGTCGAACCAGGATTCTGCAGTCATGTCAAAGACTTTGTGGTCGGAAGGCAAGGTTATGGCAGCATCAGATTCTTGGGTGAGACAGATGTAAGAGGGCTTGACCTTGAGTCCCTTATTCAGTTCAACAACCGTGAGGTTATTGTTTACATGGATGATGCAAAGAAGCCACCTGTTGGACAAGGGCTGAATAAGCCCGCTGAGGTTACTCTCCTTAACATAAAATGTTTTGACAAGAAAACTGGGCAACAATACACAGAAGGGCCAAAGATCGAGAAATACAAGGAGATGCTTAAGAGAAAGGCTGAGGACCAAGGTGCTGAATTTATTTCATACGATCCCATTAAAGGAGAATGGAAAATCAGGGTCAACCACTTCAGTGTCTACAAGCTGTTGGATGAAGAAGTCTGCGAGGTGGATGAATGACAAAAGAATGTTGTTGGGAACTACTACAGTGGGTTTAATATTTTGACAGAACCAAGTGCCTTTTTTGTGTGTAAATTTTTGTTTTTGCCTTGTGTAGATAGATTTTGGGTTAATGTTGttaatgtgttttttttttttttaaatataatttcttTGGGAGTTCTTTTGTTAGGTCTTAGAGTTGGGGGATGATAAAATGTAATCTGTCTAGTCTCTTTACAAGTGGTAAAGTTCCTTGGACaagtttgtgtttttattttaaagaatTAAGGTGATCTTTGATTTACCAGTCAATTTAcatgttcttgtttatttttctacgAGGGTAAAAATGCCAATGTGTGCTTTCTCAAATTTTTGCATTATAGTTCATATGTTGATTGCGTTGAAAAGTTCTGCATCAAATGTCGGTGATAAGTGGCGGTGACTAGGGGATAAGTGAAAGGAGGTTGGGGACTGCGTCTAAGGCTCTAGGGGCTTGTCCTATCACTTCATACAAGTTACTAGTCCCAATACTTTATCCGAAAGAGGAGTGCTATTTCACCAATGGAATAAGTTGGTAAGTAGTTGTCAACTATGAATATGTACGGGGTCTTGATTGTTGTTTTACGGAATTACTCTTATGGATTTTTTCCTTTCTCACGCGGTCACAACTGTTTCTTTCGGATGGTTAGATTCCATCTTAAATTATTTTTTCCAAAACATATATTTCGTtcgtatatgtatatatataaaatgtaAAGCTTCGTGCATTGTTTATACTCTTCAACGCCCGGACGAAATTGTGCTGTGATAGTTGAACCTTCCATTATTTTATGCTGTTTTATGCTGATTAGTGATAAGCATTGTTTGTTCGGATATAGTCATGGATTTGACAACATGAATATAAGAATAAAATTgaatacttttttattttgtcaTGAAATCAGCCgatagaaaagataaataaatagttATATTCTTAACATGTTCTTTCATGTAAGAGTCCTTTTGAATTTTGTGTGAATTTTTTCATAAGCCTTGTTGAATTCTATATACTATATTATTGaaactattttaaaaatttaaattgatagatATATCTTTAACATATTATATACCTCACATGGAAGGATCagagataaattttttttgataaaCTAAAAATGCAGTTTCTTATCTTAGTGTAGTGCATAGCAAAATGGAAAATTCATTTACATTAAGAACAATTAATCAGAAATTTGTTAAGAATGTGCCTTAGAACTCCTTGAACATGTGGACTCCTCAAGAATCTTGTTAAATAGGTTGTGACTTCTTTGAGATCAGCCGCTCGGAGTGAAAATACCTCCACATTTGTTAAGCACTTCACTGTCCTGTTGCTAAGCAACTTCTGTCTCGGAAGCCTTACTTTCTTACCatctgaaaataaataaataaataataataataataatgaaaattgCAGTTTTTCATTTGCTATTCAGGCCAAATTGTGGATTATTGTAACTGTTTTTTATCTCTACtagtaaaaaaatttgaaaagcatGTTCTGTTGTCTTTGAATCAAGTGTTACTATACGTGTTCTTACTAGAGAATGTTCAAGATACCATGTCAAAAGTTCTTCACCACAAGTATCCCCTTCAGCTAGGGAACTACTATTCCATCAACTCCAACGCTCTTCATGTCAAAACCCATTTTCAGAGTCTTTTTGTAAATACGTGACTTCGCCAATCGGCAAACTCACCTATATATTGCACAATTTCTGCTATCTATTATTCAAAGTTTATGAGAAAAACAAACCCCTAAGACCAAAGTCCTAAGTAATAAATACTAGCTCatcaattctaaattctaaatcctaaactactaaatcataaatcataaattataaaccaaaaatccttactcacaagccctaact carries:
- the LOC107644063 gene encoding nuclear pore complex protein NUP98A isoform X1 — translated: MFGSTNPFGQSSSSPFGSPSVFGQNNSSSNPFAPKPFGSSPFGSQTGSSIFGGTSTGVFGAAQPSSPFSSTTTFGASSSPAFGSSAPAFGASSSTPAFGGSSSSFGGSSVFGQKPVFGGFGSTPTQTSPFGGSATATQPSQPAFGSSIFGSSTPFGAPSQPAFGSTGNPAFGATSTPAFGSTSTPAFGAASTLAFGTTSTPAFGSTSSPSFGNTGSAFGGSNTSVFGGGGTFGASTSPFGASSTPAFGAPSTPAFGASSTPAFSFGSTPAFGQSSSAFVGSTPFGSTSSPFGGQSSAFGSQTPSPAFGNAGIGQPGFGGQRGGSRVANYTPTTEADSGTSGQTAKLESISAMPIYKEKSHEELRWEDYQSGDKGGPLPSAQSTSSPFGSSTTQTNTFAPIQGFGQTSANPFSGTTTSSNPFAQKTSTFSGFGTTSSAPAFSSSAFGSSTTGVSQPSIFCPSPSPFGVNSSPSFGTSSTSLFNTASAQTSSSPFGSSIFGNTQPSQLFSSIAPQPSSGFGQTSSPFGQTSSFGQTSLFNSPSSGLVGSIFSSSSSLTSNTLTGFGQTTPSISMPFQQPQTAQSGGSFAFGNFGQTQPIGASSFGGTPGIFGQSNFGLSSSTPSSVVSQPAPITNPFGTLPALPQMSIGRGGTTSIQYGISSMPAQDKPAPVRISSLLTSRHLSQRRVRVPVRKYQSKTDGPKVPFFSDDEDTPTTPKADALFIPRENPRALIICPMEQWPGRASSEKASPFKDRNTPVKENGSVSKEASTQPVNGTSSASDKTAVENGVVKEHVQPTTKQVPNGSSEVHSPQKADVYKTLSGHRAGEAAIVYEHGADVEALMPKLWRSDYYTQPRIHELAAKERVEPGFCSHVKDFVVGRQGYGSIRFLGETDVRGLDLESLIQFNNREVIVYMDDAKKPPVGQGLNKPAEVTLLNIKCFDKKTGQQYTEGPKIEKYKEMLKRKAEDQGAEFISYDPIKGEWKIRVNHFSVYKLLDEEVCEVDE
- the LOC107644063 gene encoding nuclear pore complex protein NUP98A isoform X3, with amino-acid sequence MFGSTNPFGQSSSSPFGSPSVFGQNNSSSNPFAPKPFGSSPFGSQTGSSIFGGTSTGVFGAAQPSSPFSSTTTFGASSSPAFGSSAPAFGASSSTPAFGGSSSSFGGSSVFGQKPVFGGFGSTPTQTSPFGGSATATQPSQPAFGSSIFGSSTPFGAPSQPAFGSTGNPAFGATSTPAFGSTSTPAFGAASTLAFGTTSTPAFGSTSSPSFGNTGSAFGGSNTSVFGGGGTFGASTSPFGASSTPAFGAPSTPAFGASSTPAFSFGSTPAFGQSSSAFVGSTPFGSTSSPFGGQSSAFGSQTPSPAFGNAGIGQPGFGGQRGGSRVANYTPTTEADSGTSGQTAKLESISAMPIYKEKSHEELRWEDYQSGDKGGPLPSAQSTSSPFGSSTTQTNTFAPIQGFGQTSANPFSGTTTSSNPFAQKTSTFSGFGTTSSAPAFSSSAFGSSTTGVSQPSIFCPSPSPFGVNSSPSFGTSSTSLFNTASAQTSSSPFGSSIFGNTQPSQLFSSIAPQPSSGFGQTSSPFGQTSSFGQTSLFNSPSSGLVGSIFSSSSSLTSNTLTGFGQTTPSISMPFQQPQTAQSGGSFAFGNFGQTQPIGASSFGGTPGIFGQSNFGLSSSTPSSVVSQPAPITNPFGTLPALPQMSIGRGGTTSIQYGISSMPAQDKPAPVRISSLLTSRHLSQRRVRVPVRKYQSKTDGPKVPFFSDDEDTPTTPKADALFIPRENPRALIICPMEQWPGRASSEKASPFKDRNTPVKENETAVENGVVKEHVQPTTKQVPNGSSEVHSPQKADVYKTLSGHRAGEAAIVYEHGADVEALMPKLWRSDYYTQPRIHELAAKERVEPGFCSHVKDFVVGRQGYGSIRFLGETDVRGLDLESLIQFNNREVIVYMDDAKKPPVGQGLNKPAEVTLLNIKCFDKKTGQQYTEGPKIEKYKEMLKRKAEDQGAEFISYDPIKGEWKIRVNHFSVYKLLDEEVCEVDE
- the LOC107644063 gene encoding nuclear pore complex protein NUP98A isoform X2 → MFGSTNPFGQSSSSPFGSPSVFGQNNSSSNPFAPKPFGSSPFGSQTGSSIFGGTSTGVFGAAQPSSPFSSTTTFGASSSPAFGSSAPAFGASSSTPAFGGSSSSFGGSSVFGQKPVFGGFGSTPTQTSPFGGSATATQPSQPAFGSSIFGSSTPFGAPSQPAFGSTGNPAFGATSTPAFGSTSTPAFGAASTLAFGTTSTPAFGSTSSPSFGNTGSAFGGSNTSVFGGGGTFGASTSPFGASSTPAFGAPSTPAFGASSTPAFSFGSTPAFGQSSSAFVGSTPFGSTSSPFGGQSSAFGSQTPSPAFGNAGIGQPGFGGQRGGSRVANYTPTTEADSGTSGQTAKLESISAMPIYKEKSHEELRWEDYQSGDKGGPLPSAQSTSSPFGSSTTQTNTFAPIQGFGQTSANPFSGTTTSSNPFAQKTSTFSGFGTTSSAPAFSSSAFGSSTTGVSQPSIFCPSPSPFGVNSSPSFGTSSTSLFNTASAQTSSSPFGSSIFGNTQPSQLFSSIAPQPSSGFGQTSSPFGQTSSFGQTSLFNSPSSGLVGSIFSSSSSLTSNTLTGFGQTTPSISMPFQQPQTAQSVGASSFGGTPGIFGQSNFGLSSSTPSSVVSQPAPITNPFGTLPALPQMSIGRGGTTSIQYGISSMPAQDKPAPVRISSLLTSRHLSQRRVRVPVRKYQSKTDGPKVPFFSDDEDTPTTPKADALFIPRENPRALIICPMEQWPGRASSEKASPFKDRNTPVKENGSVSKEASTQPVNGTSSASDKTAVENGVVKEHVQPTTKQVPNGSSEVHSPQKADVYKTLSGHRAGEAAIVYEHGADVEALMPKLWRSDYYTQPRIHELAAKERVEPGFCSHVKDFVVGRQGYGSIRFLGETDVRGLDLESLIQFNNREVIVYMDDAKKPPVGQGLNKPAEVTLLNIKCFDKKTGQQYTEGPKIEKYKEMLKRKAEDQGAEFISYDPIKGEWKIRVNHFSVYKLLDEEVCEVDE